A section of the Drosophila subobscura isolate 14011-0131.10 chromosome A, UCBerk_Dsub_1.0, whole genome shotgun sequence genome encodes:
- the LOC117903370 gene encoding endochitinase A, translating to MWQKYLFVILAGLIGAANAFWWPKTTTESPNAQMLQQIPLTYFRTYTYQPLAGGPFSVPFFGFGAAQTPLLSPSSHYDPYAVTSYAAARRHDVAAKTGVTPPASSSTSTTSSTTSTTTPAPTTTTTTTTTTPAPTTTTSSTTTPAPPQAPEGASYSAGAGSGSSLLRYGEYPTYTRRVSNLYNARPQYPYPDYFNYQPQGGLAEPGVGVGVGGTRIQFVPCMCPVSVPSLSSSAAPAAVGSASTSNPAARHIDSHEMQADGEMDADAEMEADPEAGDDEEDMEDDEGVTKAQPDPQETTSNSPV from the exons atgtggcaaaaatatttatttgtg ATTCTCGCTGGATTGATTGGTGCCGCCAATGCCTTCTGGTGGCCCAAAACCACAAC GGAGTCTCCGAATGCacagatgctgcagcagattcCGCTGACCTACTTCCGCACATACACGTACCAGCCGCTGGCTGGGGGACCCTTCAGCGTGCccttctttggctttggagcAGCACAGACGCCGCTCCTGTCGCCGAGTTCGCACTACGATCCGTATGCGGTGACCAGCTATGCGGCTGCCCGGCGGCACGATGTCGCCGCCAAAACGGGCGTGACGCCgccggccagcagctccaccagcaccactagcagcaccaccagcaccacaacaCCCGCCCCAACAACGACCACCACCACGACGACAACAACTCCGGCACCCACCACGACGACCAGCAGCACAACGACGCCTGCACCTCCGCAGGCCCCGGAGGGAGCCTCGTACTCCGCGGGCGCGGGCTCTGGGTCTTCCCTGCTGCGCTACGGAGAATATCCGACCTACACCCGGCGGGTGAGCAACCTGTACAACGCCCGACCGCAGTACCCGTACCCGGACTACTTCAACTACCAGCCGCAGGGCGGCTTGGCGGAGCcaggtgtgggagtgggagtgggtggcACACGCATCCAGTTCGTGCCCTGCATGTGCCCCGTCAGCGTGCCCAGCTTGAGCAGCTCCGCTGCTCCGGCAGCCGTCGGCAGTGCGTCCACATCCAATCCGGCGGCGCGTCACATCGACAGCCATGAGATGCAGGCTGACGGGGAAATGGATGCGGATGCAGAGATGGAAGCAGACCCAGAGGCCGGtgacgatgaggaggacaTGGAGGACGATGAAGGTGTCACCAAAGCACAGCCCGACCCCCAAGAGACAACATCGAACAGCCCCGTTTAG
- the LOC117903369 gene encoding mitochondrial 2-oxodicarboxylate carrier: MTTQTLQRQEISPAKRAAFQVMAGGSAGFLEVCIMQPLDVVKTRIQIQATPVVTAAVTEVHYNGVFDCFSKMYRQEGISSYWKGIMPPILAETPKRAIKFLVFEQTKPLFQFGSPTPTPLTYSLAGLTAGTLEAIAVNPFEVVKVAQQADRQKKMLSTFEVARGIVQRDGLGLNGLNKGVTATMGRNGVFNMVYFGFYHSVKNVVPENDDSTLEFLRKVAIGFTAGTLACFVNIPFDVAKSRIQGPQPVPGQIKYRGTLSSMLTVYREEGFRALYKGLVPKIMRLGPGGAILLLVFEYSYEYLLKNHS, encoded by the exons ATGACTACTCAGACGTTGCAGAGACAAGAGATATCGCCGGCGAAGCGCGCCGCGTTCCAGGTGATGGCCGGCGGATCGGCTGGCTTCCTGGAGGTCTGCATCATGCAGCCACTGGATGTGGTCAAGACGCGCATACAAATCCAGGCAACACCGGTCGTCACGGCTGCCGTCACTGAG GTCCACTACAATGGCGTCTTTGATTGCTTCTCAAAGATGTACCGGCAGGAGGGTATCAGCTCGTACTGGAAGGGCATCATGCCACCAATCCTGGCGGAGACACCGAAGCGCGCCATCAAGTTTCTGGTGTTTGAACAGACGAAGCCGCTGTTTCAATTCGGATCGCCGACACCCACGCCGCTCACCTACTCGCTGGCTGGCCTGACCGCTGGCACCCTCGAGGCCATTGCCGTGAACCCGTTCGAGGTGGTGAAGGTGGCCCAGCAGGCGGATCGCCAGAAGAAGATGCTCAGCACCTTCGAGGTGGCGCGCGGCATCGTCCAGCGCGATGGTCTCGGCCTGAATGGCCTCAACAAGGGCGTCACCGCCACCATGGGCCGCAACGGAGTGTTCAACATGGTCTACTTTGGGTTCTATCACAGCGTGAAGAATGTGGTGCCCGAGAACGATGACAGCACCCTGGAGTTCCTGCGCAAGGTGGCCATAGGCTTCACGGCCGGCACACTGGCCTGCTTCGTGAACATCCCCTTCGACGTGGCCAAGTCGCGCATCCAGGGCCCCCAGCCAGTGCCCGGTCAGATCAAGTACCGTGGCACCCTCAGCTCCATGTTGACTGTCTACCGGGAGGAGGGCTTCCGCGCCCTCTACAAGGGCCTCGTGCCGAAGATCATGCGCCTGGGACCCGGCGGCGCCATTCTCCTGCTCGTCTTCGAGTACTCTTATGAGTACCTCCTGAAAAACCACTCCTAG
- the LOC117903368 gene encoding uncharacterized protein LOC117903368, translated as MEAIATWTLALLRLLQLLSWSTAMGRYSLGTEKEQEQEQRPLWILEDGLAKRQREERADSDYATTTRRPVGWRRNDRQPGSITFLVRHEERSAVAPAPAATRGTLPQRRFMMPHRLQLPHQYVQPRRTSPGRSRGRNHRRLSQQRRRLPVFDNGPGDNVLAGAEHPIFVYNGTRGEMILNTMLSARRYPMQEPVPGQVLYPPSTPMFRPKPIVERFRMPGQRQLLNLTLIPFYAHEAITPSTSTSTTTTELPPTTPMPAPYETQLPRSQKKRKRKEKKAKQYNAFHSPQEVVQWQTVLRRSTGDNHRQSSDTEGESPAEEEQEENEVLLPEHDWQAEEDDALVESVEEQEQIEQQETSTASPSSVSPFQIVYFDESLERPEADMLDSTTSPPPQRLSSRYALKREYYAFPVYTLGKLLQPQSQAEEEQPKIDRSARSSSEHAPSTWFILNSRYKGPHHRWPGTGVDNQTKYYTSKYIENAFRPR; from the exons ATGGAGGCGATTGCCACTTGGACACTGgccctgctgcggctgctgcagctgctcagcTGGAGCACTGCGATGGGACGCTACTCCCTGGGCacagagaaggagcaggagcaggagcagcgcccCCTGTGGATTCTCGAGGATGGGCTGGCGAAGCGGCAGCGGGAGGAGCGTGCTGACTCGGACTATGCGACCACAACCAGGAGGCCTGTGGGATGGCGACGAAATGATCGCCAGCCGGGCTCCATTACCTTTCTGGTGCGGCACGAGGAGCGTTCCGCtgtggctccagctccagctgcgacTCGTGGTACGCTGCCACAGCGACGGTTCATGATGCCGCATCGCCTGCAGCTGCCCCACCAGTATGTGCAGCCGCGCAGAACGAgtccgggcaggagcaggggcagaaACCATCGCAGGCTGAGCCAGCAGCGCCGGCGGCTGCCCGTCTTCGACAATGGACCGGGTGACAATGTGCTGGCGGGGGCGGAGCACCCAATCTTCGTGTACAATGGCACCAGGGGCGAGATGATCCTCAACACCATGCTGAGCGCTCGGCGGTATCCCATGCAGGAGCCGGTGCCCGGCCAGGTGCTCTATCCCCCCTCGACGCCCATGTTCCGGCCAAAGCCAATTGTCGAGCGGTTCCGAATGCCCGGCCAACGGCAGCTGCTCAACCTCACGCTCATTCCCTTCTACGCCCACGAGGCCATCacccccagcaccagcaccagcacaacCACAACGGAGCTGCCACCGACCACGCCCATGCCAGCGCCCTACGAGACGCAGCTGCCGCGCAGCCAAAAGAAACGGAAGAGGAAGGAGAAGAAGGCCAAGCAGTACAACGCCTTCCACTCGCCCCAGGAGGTGGTCCAATGGCAGACGGTGCTACGGCGATCCACTGGAGACAATCACCGCCAGAGCTCGGACACCGAGGGCGAGTCTCctgcagaggaggagcaggaagagaACGAGGTACTGCTGCCAGAGCATGACTggcaggcggaggaggatgatgcGCTGGTGGAGAGTGtggaagagcaggagcagatcGAGCAGCAGGAAACATCCACAGCCAGCCCAAGCAGCGTCAGTCCCTTCCAGATCGTCTACTTCGATGAGAGTCTGGAACGACCCGAGGCCGACATGCTGGACAGCACCACCAGCCCACCTCCACAGCGGCTGAGCTCCCGCTATGCCCTGAAGCGGGAATACTACGCCTTTCCGGTCTACACGCTGGGCAAGCTCCTGCAGCCACAGTcccaggcggaggaggagcagccgaaGATCGATCGATCCGCGAGAAGCTCCTCTGAGCATGCACCCAGCACTTGGTTCATCCTGAATTCGCG CTACAAGGGACCGCATCACAGATGGCCAGGCACGGGCGTGGACAACCAAACGAAGTACTACACATCCAAGTACATAGAGAATGCATTCAGGCCACGATAG